The window attaataaaagcaatgtcattctcaatctaaagcaatatcagacatagatcaattgtgggttttaagtttaaaataaagaacgtCTATTTGATAGAACATGGTCGTTATAcggcaaacttttcaaatcttcctgggttctgagatgtgcgtgtctgtgcgttgtacctttacgtaatctatccttcgtccacggccgatcagccacggctgcactactagcggtaagcggttatctaatacacaggattcgcacaccgcgacgcacacttagatgaagataaacgtgtttgagtttatatagccgtaaatacaagaactgttttaattttatattatcaaagtttgtccatcttgtatttatttaattaaacatttgagtgtaactgaatattaatgaaagatattactccaaatcggaaacatagtcagacataaattaatggttagtttgtatatctaaaaaaatttaacaccccccccccccaaatattaaatgatgattatccctcgcacatggccgaggagatccagcgcgagtggacaagtgatctgcggtcggctcgtgttcttctatatgtaccttatcacgcgttcatgtttcatattttgcacagacagaagtatattttattatgttttcaactattatatagatttaagacgaaaataaataaatttattttacttgtacagttgattaagcattgctttaattatacgatagcgtacaaggtagtttaaaaatcaaatcaaattataatcaaagttccatgttacatgtacatgtttgcggtaggtgctagcacgataaaagaatgtcctgaattgtcctgaattgaggcatttgatgattatttaaaagaatattcacatgagttttaaacaacttaagattaATAGATTATATcagtcacatattaatcactctgtagtttttctacatggttgttcgtttcagtgtggaagcgaactcagtGCTGTgtcccccctcctcccgcccctctgacaagtgctcgcgctggatttttttaaattggcgaaaagatatccagatctgtcgaaaatcatttttggtgacttcttctcatgtgtaacattttctcctcaacgtgtttaactttcccacccgtgtgtttattcggtcagtctgtgttaattcaatcgccacgtgcgaccgaagatcttgtgtcgcttcagcgcacacaactcagaacatatgtaattgagtaacaactggaagggtgcttttataaacaataagactattattctaagtcaatcatcttcacattaaaaatgtgaaatcgtaacctaagaatgtggctaataaattaacctgttgatCACGCTAAACTTTTATAGTTATGAACATAATAATTcatgatatattataattaaaagtttgaagacaaagacaattttttttcttgggaaatacgactacattatgcaatgcagtcgttcgccatagaaatcatcaaagtactgcaacTGTTGAcggatttcttatttctttgaaagaccatgataattcacttgacttgcagGCTATAATATAGCGATatatctgcctcccaaaaatatatgcgcttctcaaagttacacttaagtgAGATAGATGTGCGTAAttgggaattttatttattgctaattgtatggaaattgattaaaaaaaaacaactttaattgaagttgtgtattatgaggttgtaatgcaacttaatttacttacaaggttagctacagccagtggaatataGGTGGCTTTTAcgtgaacaatgaatacccaatatattaaatacaagataaatagtttccagaatTATAATACTAATATGCTtgtgtatatgaaggttgcaccctcatttgtatggctgtaggtgaggaggtataggtgtatcgatgtacatacaatgtatgactgcacatacggattccggaccATGGCTACAGACGATACCAATGATAGTCTTTTAATACACCAATGCACAGCTTGatctagaaactgaccagtttcataacttcttcgaatttctctaacacggactgtctaattccttcccagaattccaatttacgcaagcgcaattgaagatgttttttttaatttaattagtcaacccactgacataaaaataaggattttgcatattattacatcGTCGAGAGAAGTAAAATTCACTTCTGTATATAAGgttattaaattcacattacatagcggtgtctctatgaaacagcaTCATCTGGTGTAAAAGTTAGATGCTCGcctttgcataaattctcccgctcATCTTTTTTattagctgattatatattattttgaatgtccaaatctactcgtatcattaaataatatcagacgacacacatttccctgAAGAAAATCTCaaagatgccatcaattttgactaattactaaattttgtcagcacgtaacaattttaaacttgcaaatagtcttcaaaaatttagaaagatttaaataaacaagttttcttagagaaaaggttacgtgttttgtaggcgggttaggtttttaaaaaaaactgcaattcctgacatgaatcttgagtacatactgtttataacaatgcttgctacccttttaaaatttaactcgccattaaacatctcacattttatagaatttttgaaacgattacacagactgtgttcgacaaatagttttcctaaaacattttcttcctgtcttgttcaaaacacattttatatacaggctttcaatcacaacacgtttttatagcaaaagcagaactgaaagtttagtcattataatcgtttgacaccatattacatatatttttaacccgcagcaacaacggaagacctactcgtggctttgccacgagctttgctctagttaatAACCTATAATAGTGGCGATAATAAAAAAGGCGGCGGTGTTTACCAATGCGTTAATTAATCAAGATACTTTGTCTTCCTTTCTGTCGCATACCCCCTCCAACCGGATATATGTTTCAGACCAATTGTTAtgaatattctttatttttcctACATGTAGCTATTGAAATGCCATATGACACAAAGCCATGATCAACCGACCGTAATTTATGTTCAAAGCGACATCGGTTCGAATCGAGATAGCAGCATCTCAATAATTGACTTCTATATATGGACGTTACCAACCAGACCGTCAGTAACAAACCTGAATTTTATTTGACGTCAGGCAAAAAACCCATAAAAGATTTAGACAGCAGGCACGTGACGTGAGAGTTGGGGGGCTGGGGGGCATCCCCTTCCACTTTTGTTTTGCTAAAGTACCCGGGCCGAAAACTGtccgatatttttttcatacagtaAAGTATTATGTGTATATCTAATACATATTTGTGTGGACTACGGTTCTCATAGGCGTTGGGCCAGAAACCAAAAGGTCGCTGATTCGGACCCCGCTGTGGTCGAACACTTAATAAGGGCCTTGTGTGCCAGCTGGCATAAAGAGGAAAGGTTAGGTGAGGTGTGGTCACTCGATGCTGTGTGTTACGTCCTTAGACAAAACACTTCATCTCAGTCCACCCAGCCGAAATGGGTTAACGTTATAGACGTatggactggtgtcccatccaAGGGGAGACAATGTCTCTGATGCACTTGTCTTTGAgtataacaatattattttctttcgTTCTAAATTTATATGCATGACAATTATTGTAATATTTAGGGAGAAGAACTTGTAAGTTGTTAAAAAACTTGTTTTTGATCTTTTTGAGCAATcaataaattatgtttaaaacaaaaacaatgcgTTTACAACGGATATTAGCACCGGCTTATGAGTTTCGGCTCGGAGAAGGAGGGGACATTTTAACAGTCCTTTTATGATGACCCCTACCAACTGGGGACCCACACACGGATCTAAACTGCTGATTTGACACAACACCCCAAAAATGATTGAATACATTTTTATCGGCGTTTATATGTTTTTTCTGCGATGGTGCCGTTTTGTATATCAAGAGTGCATGGATCAGTTTGGCAGATTGCATTGGCGCAATGCATCAAGAAAGACGGTTAGAATGCATTGCGTTGAAAGACAGCATAAGTAAGTGAGGACGGACAAGGGCTGGCAAGACCTATCCGTCTATAAAAGCAATACAGATCTATCTTTAAACCAAGTTAGCTCAAACAAATGATTCCATGAGAAAGGATGTtggattttatttgataactgGCATTTCTTAGGTGTACAAACGTACAATCTGTAAACTTAATAGGTGCTTCCCATCAGAAGCAGCAGTTTCcaattaatttaagaaaatgattaTGTACCCCATTACTATAAATTAACAGcattgaattaataaataaaaataataaaagaaatcttATTAATTAATATAGAAGATAAGGAGAGATGTATACCGTATATGtaaaggggaacaactcttGAATTGTAATCTCTTGAGGAATGGCGAAATGAatatagagggggggggggggggggggggggggggctgcacATAAACTTACGTTTACGTTGTCGTACAAAGGTGCGTGACTGGTGAGCAACTTTTTTACTGTCTTAATTAGGCTCGCAAGTGCCAGTTTTCTAACAATATTTGAATAGATATATACTCTCTATTGAATCACGACATTTTAATTagttaatttagaaaaaatgacTCATAAacactgtcgtgtatccgcgccggtagtgacatgtttggataacgtgaaaatggcgtatccattgcaaaaacaatgagtgttgtgtccttttttctatcgacaacggggtaaatattaattaaaatatcgtaatagtcattcatatttttctgaaggTTTTGCCGTTGAAAAGAGTGTGCGTTATTTTCGTTCATCGTTAATAAAAACGACTTATTTGTAGAAAAATCAATCGTTAACGTGTCATGTTAATGCTAAAACCAAGAACTATTTCTAGATTACGCAGATAATATAACACATACTAAAAATCTGAAGCggccaaaattaatttaaaacattacattaaccaaataaaatcaaaccgatgtctttttaatacattaatatgtataaaaatagcaataacttCATGCACCTGCTAAAGAAGTAGTACGGTttggataaataaattattccggtttggatgctaaattataaattgtgcaaatggtacggtttgaataatttaaagttatagcatgtttgatattttatacataaagagAGCACTTTGCATTTTATCGGTGTGCAACTGAAgatacatctttttaaaaaatagtgggTCATTCAAATTACACAGCATGCAAAAGATGTATTTTAAGTCAGGTGAAAAGAATTTAATATACAGACGatgaatttttctttcctgTCCGACATTTTTATAAACGTTATGAAACCAAAATACTTCCACATGTTCGAAGGGAACTAAAACTGGAAGACTAAGTTTATTTCTTTAGACAAGCATGTTTTTTTTCCTCTgataaaatggtatatttagtGCATAATTGATCAGAAATCGATTATTTAacgaataaggaatcattctttgatcgAATATCATGAGTTGATTATTTTgatcggggcgtggtcaaaccCAATAAAGCTCGAAACGAAATTACACCTCACAATAttgaaagaatgattccttattacttatattaatttaattcacagcaattgtacttttaaatattctaataagcaaacgtcatttgaatttattggactgaatatgaacaaattgatacttagtgttatcaaatgaaaaaaacattgaaaaatgtaaatatagttatatcaaggttttttttttagtaacatttcaaaagaatactttctttaattttaaattataaagaaaatatgagtTGAAACATGAGGAacacaataaaatgtaaaaaaaaaaagaagtttttcaCCTTTAACCTGAAAAGCAATACATCATATAAACACCTTAACAGACAACTATCTACTACTTTTATGGCAAGCGACTATATGATGTATTTTTTAGTTATTctgaaatgatatttataatcgTGAAGTAAGTTGAACGGAGAACGTGCTTGGTAATAATATTATGAAAGTGAGCCTCGTTTACATTCAATACCAAGCCTGTGCATCGCTAGACAAAGAAAGTTCTACAATTATTTCACTCCCAGTGATTATACTGATATAAAACAAAGTACCATAGATGTCtgccaagtcatatatttactCTGTTGTTAGAAATAGTTGGTCCAAGAAATTCAAGTGATGACGAGTCCTAAGTAAACATCgccattttatatgtacatatattcaatcataattctcaccagaaaatcaaaatcaaaacaataaatatgtatCTATGTATATCAAGAGGTTTTGGTGACTCATGCGGGAAATGAAGGTGGCGTTACTgcagaaaaagtacaaaacccgcgttagtatttaacatgaaagtataatgataaaaatttcatagTTAAAAATATGCCAAAGCGCAGTTGTTAGGCTGTTGCAAAACTAAAAAGTTGTTTGGGAacgtttaaatttttaatttaaaaaaatagacaagTATGATGTTTGATAAGTTAAATACTCTGTatcaaaagataatttttttttcattttcatgaaaccCATATCAGGATaccattaattaaaaatatccacGTTAGCACGGTTTGTTCTGTGCAGTGTATCGATATATTATatcgtttcaattttaaaagagaaaaaaaaatatttgtatcattagaTGATTTTACagactttaaaatttttaaagttggtataattctgtatttgactgatctcttttgattttttgacGTTTTCACGTTTAAAGCCGATAACGACATAGAAGCATAACAATTGAAACTGTCGTAAACACATGTTTTTTTGTGTCGGTAAAGATTTTGGTAAGGCTGAATGTTTCGAAATTAATATCGATGGAATGATTAGGCCTATACATTAGACTTAACATATCTGTAAAGCAATCtgtattcaatttttataaGCCAATTGCAAGTTATTTGGAGCgtgtgtaaaattgaaattcaaattacggTATATTAAGTTTTGTTGGCTTAAATGCACAAGTCTTTAacgtgtatgtttatttttttaaacaatgtgactTCATATGTCTATCACATGACGATATCCATTATATTGAAAGCATGCTTTTCAGTGAGGGCATGTATATCGCATAGTAgtgatgctatatccccttcgcaaggGGATAATTAAAGGAACTGTTTACACTCACAAATTAATTACATCCAAACCGTATCAGATGCGTATCCAAACcgttcctattttgaaaaacaaggtCATCCAAACCTGTTCCGTTGTTCACAATTAATCGACATGAActgcttatttacataattttaaccTAAACTTCGTAGAACTTTTAAGATTTTATACACTTTTGAATAGATCTGACGATCTTTTTCCTGTAAAAGTTGACAATGTAAGCCTTAAATAACACGAAAACTTATCAAGAAGCAAACGGAACCaccattttcactttatccaaacacgtcactaccggcgcggatacacgacagtgaTAAAGATGTCGTGCAAATTCcttgaaaatatatttgatacgTTGTTATAATGATATGCAAAACAAAAAGCTACAAgcttttgtaaatatttagaaaGTTAAACCTACCTCTTTCAAGAACCTCCGTATAGATTGGAAAGTGATGCCTTCCCAAGAACTGGTAAATGTTAGGTTCTATATTTACCTGTTGTTTTATATAGATCTTCGAACGACTAAACAAGTGCGCGGCCGATATGTATCTGGAATATACATTAAGACATATTTTTGAGTACACGGTCGGTAAAATCGGCAAATATCAATTGATCGAAATTACGGGGCCCCGTGTCTTAATTACTACTTTCATGCATTTTTGCTGAgagagatatagataaaaaaattttttgatgAAGTCGgcctggagagagagagagagagagagagagagagagagagagagagagagagagagagagagagagagagagagagagagagagagaattttattTCCACATCAACGGTTTAGCTCAGAACAGGTTTATTTTATCTAACCTCTTAGTTTAAATACTgcctaaaataaatgtaatatatattgaCAAGTAAAACTGACCAGGCACCATCAACAGGATAATTGGTCCCATAAATGCTTTACCAATCTACGTTGGACTCTATTAAAGCGTTAAAAATACTACAATTGCGGGATTCTAACCCTCTTCAAGGGTTAATAGCCTAATTCAAGATGCCGCAGTTAATAATTCAAGATGCCGCAGTTCTGTTTCATTTGTCTGTTTCAACCTATCAAAATGTATGATTTCAAATTAGAGTTATGTTTCTTTGATCAGGTATGACCTTTGGCCTCTGCTTTCATTTTCAGTTTGACATAAGATGCAACATGATTATCTATGCCTTTACCGCAGTTGGTGCCCTGTATCtcgtaaaacttttttttactccTGAACCAGAGCCGATTGCAGGTGTCTACAAAGTACCAGGTGCGCGATACAATGTGAAATACTGTTTCTTCAGGTTAATTCTGTGGCTGCGACAGAGGAAAAACAAGAAATTGGAGTCGACATCAGGGCAGAACGCTGGGTATGGGGTACGGTCCAGAAGCTCCACAGAAGACATGGATAAAGTCCAAGATTTGCCTAATGTCAACGATCACCCAAAGGTGAAGACCCCACCTACTTTGATTTCAGCTAAAACAGTTAAAACCAAtttatattctgtgttagtgaTTCAtggaatatattttatatattgtcACTTAGcttgaagttttatttttactacAATGAATTTAAGTActtattcctttaaaaaatcaccTTAAAGGTGGATGGATATACAGGAAAAGGGATTTTATTCAGAATTGGTGTGtttgtgtggggggggggggggggggagagggggcTCTGAAAACCTGTCTTGCTGCAGGTTGATCAGTATCATGTCTGGGGGGTCTGAAAATTTGTCTTGCTGCAGATTGATCAGTATCATTCAGTTGGACGTTTGAAGAGATATCATGTGATATCAAGAATCAGTCATTGGACTTTTTAAGAGATATATGATCAAGAATCAATTGTGGGACTTTTGAAGAGATATCAAGATATCAAGAATAAATCATTGGGCTTTTAAAGAGATATCATATGATATCAAGAATCAATCATTGGACTTTTGAAGAGATATCATATGATATCAAGAATCAGTCATTGGGCTTTTGCAGAGATATCATATGATATCAAGAATCAATCGTTAAACTTTTGAAAagatatcatatgatatgaagaATCAATCATTGAACTTTTGAAGAGATATCATATGATATCAAGAATCACTCATTGGGCTTTTGCAGAGATATATGATATCAAGAATCAATCGTTAAACTTTTGAAAagatatcatatgatatgaagaATCAATCGTTGGACTTTTGAAGAGATATCATATGATATCAACATTCAGTCATTGGGCTTTTGAAGagatattatatgatatgaagaatcaatattgtttttttgCAGGCTGTTGATGCTGTTTACTTCAATGCTGGAAATCAAGATGGTTATTTCTTTGTGGCAGCGACAGCACGACGGCAAAACAATCGAGTTCAGACATTGCTGTATTTACGGGTAAGGGGTAAAAATTTTGTCATCTTTTATCATTCGGAAGTCACTTAAAACACCTTGCACAATTATTTAACATATTGTGTGGGACTTATGTAAATTCTCCATAgacctccatgttgtgacgtactatttatcaaaataaacaataaaatcgagtgtaattttattttcccaaaattgtcaCCCAATGCAAATCTCTAAGTCAGCAGTTCGAATCGCACTGggggtttacaatttttacccttctaaaaatttttaaaacctattttttggttaaatattggaaaatttgaaaattctaaactggtgaaattaatttgattataatgtactttaatccacattaatatcgacatatgtcccataccaccttaaaaccTGAAGTGGTAGAGGGGgtttttcaaaacagaaaatctcAGCAGGACTTCATTCTAGTGGACAAAAGTTGTTTGGGCACCAATGTATtcatgattatcgaaatattaagcaaaaagtggtggaagcagaaGCTTTTGACAGAGCCAGTATATATTGAAGTAGTCAAATTATgaacttttcctttttttcataaaatggaTCTTTATGGTaagaaaattgtacatgtagtacatgtctaatgcaagtttttttttttagaaaagaaattaaaaaaaatatatttcagtaaTATAAGATATATAATTATTCGTAAAATCTAACTACCCGGTACATAGTAAActtattaattaaaacatatgtacatgtaggtaccCTATAAAGTTTGATCCCTGTTTTGACAGACCCCAGATCTTGGGATTCTCCAAGGCAAGTTTATGTCAGAGAGCACCAACCTGGAAGGATCAGATCCCAAATCTTTTGCTGCAGGAGGTCTGAAGCTGATCCCAGTGAAGGCTATGAAAGAATGGCAGATACAATTCTCAGGAAAAATGGTGTATGTGAAAGACCCTCCTCTCGGTTTCTGTGAAAATATCTTTAGCCATATGAGTCAGAGTTCTGGTTGAGAAAAACATACTATATACTAGGAATGTTATTTATTTACAGCCTCCTTACAAAGTAATTGCACAGTTTATAAAATGATGTGAACAtcatgtttaattgtttatgattattgtttttccattaaagGTAAACGGTTAGTCAGTTAATACTCAGATGACGTGTACATTTCTTGATGATAATGCAACACTTGAATCATATGCAATACTTGTCACCTGTGTTTCAGAATCGTTAAGACAAAAAAGGAAGTGGAtgtgaactttgaccttttgtgGACGGCATTCACTCCCTACTTTGACTTTGACACAGACATGAATCCTGTAACAATGGCTGATGCTATTTGTAGGGAGACCTGGTCCAGATCCTATTTTGATGACCTTCAGAGGTCAGGGTCATTTGTGTATTACTTAAAATTGTATCAgtgttgaaatttttacatgtttacattttcatacCTTAATCTTGTAACCATCTGTCCTTGACCTTTGTCATAAATACTAACTGTTTAATCCAATAACCTGACAGATCCCATCAAACGCATTATGAACAATTTGGTGACATCACCGGCACAGTCAAAATAGAGGGTCATGCGGATGTC is drawn from Crassostrea angulata isolate pt1a10 chromosome 5, ASM2561291v2, whole genome shotgun sequence and contains these coding sequences:
- the LOC128184510 gene encoding uncharacterized protein LOC128184510 — translated: MTFGLCFHFQFDIRCNMIIYAFTAVGALYLVKLFFTPEPEPIAGVYKVPGARYNVKYCFFRLILWLRQRKNKKLESTSGQNAGYGVRSRSSTEDMDKVQDLPNVNDHPKAVDAVYFNAGNQDGYFFVAATARRQNNRVQTLLYLRTPDLGILQGKFMSESTNLEGSDPKSFAAGGLKLIPVKAMKEWQIQFSGKMVIVKTKKEVDVNFDLLWTAFTPYFDFDTDMNPVTMADAICRETWSRSYFDDLQRSHQTHYEQFGDITGTVKIEGHADVKLNISGVRDHSYGNIRDWRDLYRYAIQYCTLEDRTAICLGVISMPRSLSRLLMGYVFHPDGKLDSVSWSSFELYEYGEDGNPPKEFNAKFTAGGKMYSMKCTVVDYARFFIGDGKDARIFERFCDYEVNGQRGWGISEWDYRNSKKFFDDGEDI